The Solibacillus daqui genome has a segment encoding these proteins:
- a CDS encoding response regulator transcription factor, with protein MTKKILVVEDDENLGNLLQLYLIKDGYEVRIETAGKLGLDALVQYGPDAIILDWTLPDIEGIEICRQIRYQSDIPIIMISSRTDELDAVLALEMGATEYIRKPFGFRELLTRLRLHLKRYEKEQQQQARVSELVIGPFKVDLVMFKVYKEEVEIPLTKREFKLLLHLLEQPGDIKSREDIIEMLDFTKGDKRTVDVHIRRLREKIEEQPSSPKWIKTKSGIGYYFNDKAQEVSYNS; from the coding sequence ATGACGAAAAAAATATTAGTCGTTGAAGATGATGAAAATTTAGGAAACTTATTGCAGTTGTATTTAATCAAAGATGGCTATGAAGTACGTATCGAAACAGCCGGTAAACTTGGACTAGATGCGCTCGTACAATACGGGCCTGATGCAATAATACTCGATTGGACATTACCAGATATAGAGGGTATAGAGATATGTCGTCAAATTCGTTATCAATCTGACATCCCAATTATTATGATTAGTTCGAGAACAGATGAATTAGATGCTGTTTTAGCACTTGAGATGGGGGCTACTGAATATATTCGCAAGCCGTTTGGGTTCCGCGAGCTATTGACACGTCTAAGATTACATTTGAAACGCTATGAAAAAGAGCAACAGCAGCAAGCACGTGTATCGGAGCTGGTAATTGGTCCGTTTAAAGTGGATCTTGTCATGTTTAAAGTGTATAAGGAAGAAGTAGAAATCCCGTTAACAAAACGAGAGTTTAAGCTACTGTTGCATTTATTAGAACAACCCGGTGATATTAAATCCCGTGAAGATATTATTGAAATGCTCGATTTTACTAAAGGCGATAAGCGTACGGTAGATGTACATATTCGTAGACTACGTGAGAAAATTGAAGAACAGCCGAGCTCACCGAAATGGATTAAGACAAAAAGCGGCATCGGCTATTATTTTAATGATAAAGCACAGGAAGTCTCTTACAATTCGTAG
- the pstB gene encoding phosphate ABC transporter ATP-binding protein PstB: protein MTMTVSEAAIFNSSSAILTDVQETKIQVNDLNLFYSEKQALFNVNLDIKEKEVTALIGPSGCGKSTFLRTLNRMNDLIDGVRVIGNIQIDGENVYESNDVIKLRTKVGMVFQKSNLFPMSIYDNVAYGPRMQGIKNKKTLDGIVEESLRGAAIWDEVKDRLKSSALGLSGGQQQRICIARAIAMKPDVILMDEPTSALDPISTLKVEELITQMKKDYTIVIVTHNMQQAARISDKTAFFLNGEVVEFDDTNIIFSTPKDQRTEDYVTGRFG from the coding sequence ATGACTATGACCGTATCAGAAGCAGCGATTTTCAACAGCTCGTCAGCAATTTTAACAGATGTACAGGAAACGAAAATTCAAGTAAATGATTTGAACCTATTTTATAGTGAAAAACAAGCATTGTTTAACGTCAATTTAGATATTAAAGAAAAAGAAGTAACAGCATTAATTGGTCCTTCAGGTTGTGGTAAATCAACGTTTTTACGTACACTAAATCGCATGAACGACTTGATTGATGGGGTACGTGTCATCGGGAATATTCAAATTGATGGAGAAAATGTTTACGAATCGAATGATGTCATTAAGTTACGAACAAAAGTGGGCATGGTGTTTCAAAAATCAAATCTGTTCCCAATGAGTATTTATGATAACGTAGCGTACGGCCCACGCATGCAGGGAATAAAAAACAAAAAGACATTAGATGGTATTGTTGAAGAATCACTGCGCGGTGCAGCGATTTGGGATGAAGTAAAGGATCGTTTAAAATCATCGGCGCTTGGTCTTTCTGGTGGACAGCAACAACGTATTTGTATCGCACGTGCTATTGCTATGAAGCCGGATGTGATTTTAATGGACGAGCCAACATCAGCACTTGACCCAATTTCAACATTAAAGGTAGAAGAATTAATTACACAAATGAAAAAGGATTATACAATCGTCATTGTAACGCACAACATGCAACAAGCTGCACGTATTAGTGACAAAACGGCATTTTTCTTAAACGGTGAGGTTGTGGAATTTGATGATACAAATATTATTTTCTCAACACCTAAAGATCAGCGCACAGAAGACTATGTAACAGGTCGTTTCGGATAA
- the phoU gene encoding phosphate signaling complex protein PhoU has product MIRENFEKNMLELQNKMVEMVDLTVVATEKAFTALQEQDMTVALDVIEGDAYIDELENEINQMAIWLMAKEQPVARDLRRIVSMIKMSSDIERIADFAVNTAKATIKISKTDSVISKTSLVEMKNISMDMLKKAMKAFIEEDIALAKAVGELDDKVDEKNHQNYAVLTTYLSEHPQDTEQVVQLLFINRFVERTADHITNMAESTAYFIKGQLFDLN; this is encoded by the coding sequence ATGATTCGTGAAAACTTTGAAAAAAATATGCTTGAGCTACAAAATAAAATGGTCGAAATGGTAGATTTAACAGTTGTGGCAACGGAAAAGGCATTTACAGCATTACAGGAGCAAGATATGACAGTTGCACTTGATGTCATTGAGGGAGATGCCTATATTGATGAGCTCGAAAATGAAATCAATCAAATGGCAATTTGGTTAATGGCAAAAGAGCAGCCAGTTGCTAGAGATCTTCGTCGTATTGTTAGCATGATTAAAATGTCTTCAGATATCGAGCGTATCGCAGACTTTGCTGTAAACACTGCAAAAGCGACAATAAAAATTAGTAAAACAGATTCGGTCATTTCGAAAACAAGCTTAGTCGAAATGAAAAATATTTCGATGGACATGCTGAAAAAGGCGATGAAGGCTTTCATCGAGGAAGATATTGCACTTGCAAAAGCAGTTGGTGAATTAGACGACAAGGTAGATGAGAAGAATCATCAAAACTATGCCGTTTTAACAACTTATTTATCAGAACATCCGCAAGACACGGAACAAGTTGTACAGCTATTATTTATTAATCGTTTTGTCGAGCGTACGGCCGATCATATTACAAATATGGCCGAATCAACAGCTTACTTTATTAAAGGACAGTTATTTGACTTAAACTAG
- the pstA gene encoding phosphate ABC transporter permease PstA: MRQMKDNILRGLLWASAFVSVAVLVVIVGYIFYKGFSYISFDFIFGDYSPSGDGGIFPMIVTTILTIIISLVIATPIGILAAVYLHEYAKQGRLVNIIRYATESLTGIPSIIYGLFGAVFFVAILKLGMSIIAASLTLTIIVLPVIIRTTEEALKTVPATYREGSLALGTTKLQTLYKVILPSAMPGILSGIILSIGRIVGESAAIFLTAGTVAAMPSSIFSSARTLTVHSYLVTQEAGDIGLAAAVGIVLIVIILALNLSATYISKKLNKADY, encoded by the coding sequence ATGCGTCAAATGAAAGATAATATTTTACGCGGCTTATTATGGGCTTCAGCTTTTGTGTCAGTCGCAGTATTAGTTGTCATTGTTGGTTATATTTTTTATAAAGGATTTTCATATATAAGCTTTGACTTTATTTTTGGAGATTATTCGCCATCAGGTGACGGTGGGATTTTCCCAATGATTGTAACGACAATTTTAACCATAATAATTTCATTAGTGATTGCAACGCCAATCGGGATTTTAGCGGCGGTTTACTTACATGAATATGCAAAGCAAGGTCGTTTAGTAAATATAATTCGTTATGCAACGGAAAGCTTAACCGGGATACCTTCGATCATCTATGGGTTATTCGGAGCGGTATTTTTCGTAGCCATTTTAAAATTAGGGATGTCGATTATAGCAGCATCATTAACGTTAACAATTATCGTTTTACCAGTCATTATTCGTACGACAGAAGAGGCATTAAAAACAGTGCCAGCAACTTATCGTGAAGGCTCGTTAGCGCTTGGTACAACAAAATTACAAACATTATATAAAGTAATTTTACCAAGTGCCATGCCAGGGATTTTATCGGGAATTATATTATCGATTGGCCGTATCGTTGGGGAATCGGCAGCGATTTTCTTAACAGCAGGAACGGTAGCAGCAATGCCATCAAGCATTTTCTCATCAGCACGAACATTAACGGTACATTCGTATTTAGTAACGCAAGAAGCGGGTGATATTGGCTTAGCAGCGGCAGTTGGTATTGTATTAATCGTTATCATTTTAGCGCTGAACTTATCAGCAACATATATTTCGAAAAAATTAAACAAGGCAGATTATTAA